In Aegilops tauschii subsp. strangulata cultivar AL8/78 chromosome 3, Aet v6.0, whole genome shotgun sequence, one genomic interval encodes:
- the LOC141020669 gene encoding uncharacterized protein, with the protein MDLAAFQKATHVLVGNGQQACFWTSDWLGAAPLAAAFPSLYNHSRRKNRTVAAALANDQWIRDLHHGNTSLIVVEYLQLRRQIQQAGLILDSHVPDRIQWTAGGGDCYSARAAYRILFQSRPSTSDDKVIWKSWALGTAKVFSWLMLRNRIWCNDRLQRRGWPNGYFCSLCLRNLESTVHLFWECSFSRQIWATFSVRAGCEEMANFKSPLHSTMQHCLQMIRRTPAGARKGFRSMLILIAWNILKERNACVFRGKMPCQNDVAHAIMLDCDQWRAAGAACLEPPFGVYSAR; encoded by the coding sequence ATGGACCTCGCAGCATTCCAGAAGGCCACGCATGTCCTGGTCGGGAACGGCCAGCAGGCATGCTTCTGGACGAGCGACTGGTTGGGTGCGGCCCCTCTGGCTGCTGCCTTCCCAAGCCTCTACAACCACTCCAGGCGCAAGAACCGCACGGTGGCCGCTGCGCTCGCCAATGACCAATGGATCAGAGACCTTCATCATGGCAACACATCGCTTATCGTCGTCGAGTATCTGCAACTCCGGCGGCAAATTCAACAAGCTGGACTGATCCTTGACAGTCACGTCCCAGATCGGATTCAGTGGACAGCGGGCGGCGGTGATTGCTACTCGGCAAGGGCGGCGTACCGCATTCTCTTTCAGTCCAGGCCGAGCACGAGTGACGACAAGGTGATCTGGAAAAGCTGGGCGCTGGGAACTGCCAAGGTGTTCTCATGGCTCATGCTCAGGAACAGGATCTGGTGCAACGATCGGCTGCAAAGGCGAGGTTGGCCAAATGGATATTTCTGCAGCCTCTGCCTCCGAAACCTGGAGTCTACGGTTCATCTCTTCTGGGAGTGCTCATTCTCCCGCCAAATTTGGGCGACCTTCTCCGTCAGAGCTGGCTGCGAGGAAATGGCCAACTTCAAATCGCCGCTCCACTCTACCATGCAGCATTGCCTGCAAATGATCCGTCGCACGCCAGCGGGGGCGCGAAAGGGCTTCAGATCAATGCTCATCTTGATTGCCTGGAACATATTGAAGGAGAGAAATGCCTGCGTCTTCAGGGGGAAGATGCCATGCCAGAATGACGTCGCCCACGCCATCATGCTGGATTGCGACCAGTGGCGCGCCGCCGGTGCAGCCTGCCTAGAGCCCCCGTTCGGGGTCTATTCTGCGAGATAG